Proteins encoded within one genomic window of Camelina sativa cultivar DH55 chromosome 19, Cs, whole genome shotgun sequence:
- the LOC104766643 gene encoding L10-interacting MYB domain-containing protein-like, with protein MTPRASWKPEYHRKFVDLCVEHKAFGHLPGMEHILTPFGKETGARFTINQLKNHYDVMLKQWKVWLRLVQCSDMKWDPQTKKFGATDQDWANYLLVHPEARPYRWQWPPLFFEKLEVIFASVNIDGEGTSGSRKRKQRCEHRYEENDTGSAASNIHPRYIWSSSSSSHDIFVELCFQESSKPTRRNGSCYPKETWDMMVEMINRETGANYTPVQLKNHWFSTMQSWREWCQTVDAPILKWDANTGKFGATNEGWKNYLKVNPKASKYRWNPIPHAEKLATIFRGIEPGNAQPRTYRRRVIHHHSEAPQMHEPAPSSAVCINEPVTGGSDDIADNYEDNVDEDHEAIPLIRLDLEDDVETVTPVCHWLNTELMENIPVDASTLVKEYEYTIPECMECLDVMDEVEKGSDLYMFALDLFMTKEHRQIFLLLKTSSLKMSWLLRRRYSG; from the exons ATGACACCGAGAGCCTCGTGGAAACCTGAATACCACAGAAAATTTGTGGACTTATGCGTCGAGCACAAGGCGTTTGGGCATTTACCTGGAATGGAGCATATACTAACACCTTTTGGAAAAGAGACGGGAGCGAGGTTCACCATAAACCAGCTTAAGAATCATTATGATGTAATGCTCAAGCAGTGGAAAGTATGGTTAAGACTGGTTCAGTGCAGTGATATGAAATGGGATCCCCAGACAAAAAAGTTTGGTGCCACTGATCAAGACTGGGCCAACTATTTACTG GTGCATCCTGAGGCTCGGCCGTATCGGTGGCAGTGGCCTCCATTGTTTTTCGAGAAACTAGAGGTTATCTTTGCAAGTGTTAACATAGATGGTGAGGGTACTTCAGGTAGCAGAAAAAGGAAGCAAAGATGCGAGCATCgttatgaagaaaatgatacTGGAAGTGCCGCGTCTAACATCCATCCTCGGTATATATGGTCGTCGTCCTCATCATCACATGATATTTTTGTCGAGTTATGTTTCCAAGAGTCATCAAAACCAACCAGACGTAACGGAAGTTGTTATCCAAAGGAGACTTGGGATATGATGGTCGAGATGATCAATCGGGAAACAGGAGCAAACTACACACCAGTGCAGCTCAAGAACCACTGGTTTAGTACAATGCAAAGCTGGAGGGAATGGTGTCAAACTGTTGACGCTCCCATCTTGAAGTGGGATGCCAATACAGGCAAGTTTGGAGCAACCAACGAGGGCTGGAAGAACTACTTGAAG GTTAATCCTAAAGCTTCAAAATACAGATGGAACCCCATCCCTCACGCTGAGAAACTAGCAACGATCTTCAGAGGTATCGAACCTGGAAATGCTCAACCCCGTACTTATCGCAGGAGAGTGATCCATCACCATTCTGAAGCACCACAGATGCATGAACCAGCTCCCTCATCAGCAGTCTGCATAAACGAGCCAGTCACGGGAGGAAGTGACGATATAGCTGATAATTATGAGGACAATGTTGACGAGGATCATGAGGCTATTCCGCTGATTAGGTTAGACTTGGAGGATGATGTTGAAACTGTAACTCCGGTATGCCACTGGCTCAATACCGAACTGATGGAGAATATTCCAGTGGATGCATCGACATTGGTGAAGGAATACGAGTATACCATTCCGGAATGCATGGAGTGTTTGGATGTCATGGATGAGGTTGAGAAAGGCAGTGATCTTTACATGTTTGCCTTGGACTTGTTTATGACGAAGGAGCACAGGCAGATCTTCTTGCTGTTGAAGACCTCAAGTTTGAAGATGTCTTGGCTGCTTCGACGTCGATACAGTGGCTAA
- the LOC104766644 gene encoding LOW QUALITY PROTEIN: somatic embryogenesis receptor kinase 4-like (The sequence of the model RefSeq protein was modified relative to this genomic sequence to represent the inferred CDS: inserted 1 base in 1 codon), with protein sequence MTAAIAGGVAAGAALLFAVPAIALAWWLRRKPHDHFFDVPAEEDPEVHLGQLKRFTLCELLVATDNFSNKNVLGRGGFGKVYKGRLADSSLVAVKRLKEERTKGGELQFQTEVEMXSMAVHRNLLRLRGFCMTRTERLLLYPYMANGSVASCLRERAEGNPALDWAKRKHIALGSARGLAYLHDHCDQKIIHRDVKAANILLDEEFEAVVGDFGLAKLMNYNDSHVTTAVRGTIGHIAPEYLSTGKSSEKTDVFGYGVMLLELITGQKAFDLARLANDDDIMLLDWVKEVLKEKKLESLVDAELEGKYVETEVEQLIQMALLCTQSSALERPKMSEVVRMLEGDGLAQRWEEWQKEEMQTHDFNYQAYPQAGTDWLIPYSNSLIENDYPSGPR encoded by the exons ATGACTGCAGCAATAGCAGGGGGAGTTGCTGCAGGTGCAGCACTTCTATTTGCTGTTCCAGCCATTGCGCTTGCTTGGTGGCTGAGAAGAAAACCACATGACCACTTTTTTGATGTACCTG CTGAAGAAGACCCAGAGGTTCATTTAGGACAACTCAAAAGGTTTACCTTGTGTGAACTGTTAGTTGCTACAGATAACTTTAGCAATAAAAATGTATTAGGTAGAGGTGGTTTTGGTAAAGTGTATAAAGGACGTTTAGCCGATAGCTCTCTAGTGGCTGTGAAAAGGCTAAAAGAAGAGCGTACCAAGGGTGGGGAGCTGCAATTTCAAACAGAGGTTGAGA AAAGTATGGCCGTTCATAGGAACTTGCTTCGACTTCGTGGCTTTTGCATGACACGAACTGAAAGATTGCTTCTTTATCCCTACATGGCTAATGGAAGTGTTGCTTCTTGTTTAAGAG AACGTGCTGAAGGCAATCCAGCACTTGACTGGGCAAAGAGAAAGCATATTGCTCTGGGATCAGCAAGGGGGCTGGCATATTTACATGATCACTGCGACCAAAAAATCATTCACCGTGATGTGAAAGCTGCGAATATATTGTTAGATGAAGAGTTTGAAGCTGTTGTTGGAGATTTTGGGCTGGCAAAATTAATGAATTATAACGACTCCCATGTGACAACTGCGGTACGCGGTACGATTGGCCATATAGCTCCTGAGTACCTTTCGACAGGAAAATCTTCTGAGAAAACTGATGTTTTTGGGTACGGGGTCATGCTTCTCGAGCTCATAACTGGACAGAAAGCTTTTGATCTAGCTCGGCTTGcaaatgatgatgatatcatgTTACTCGACTGG GTGAAAGAGgttttgaaagagaagaagctggAAAGCCTTGTAGACGCAGAGCTAGAAGGAAAGTACGTGGAAACAGAAGTGGAGCAGCTGATCCAAATGGCTCTGCTCTGCACTCAAAGTTCTGCACTGGAACGTCCCAAGATGTCAGAGGTAGTGAGAATGCTGGAAGGAGATGGTTTAGCTCAGAGATGGGAAGAGTGGCAAAAGGAGGAGATGCAGACGCACGATTTCAATTATCAAGCCTATCCTCAAGCTGGCACTGACTGGCTCATCCCATATTCCAATTCCCTTATCGAAAACGATTACCCTTCAGGTCCAAGATAA
- the LOC104766645 gene encoding aminotransferase ALD1-like yields MVSLMFVSSASCLRSSPLKITMASLDFEIKKLGGSTTKLVRNVNLEKLKNNYLFPEINRRELEHVEKHPNVQVISLGTGDTTEPIPEHISSHMSRV; encoded by the exons ATGGTCAGTCTAATGTTCGTTAGTTCGGCCTCATGCTTACGCTCTTCTCCATTAAAAATTACCATGGCTAG TTTGGACTTCGAGATCAAGAAACTTG GTGGTAGCACAACAAAACTTGTTCGGAACGTGAATTTGGAGAAACTAAAGAACAATTATTTGTTTCCTGAA ATCAACAGACGTGAGCTTGAGCACGTTGAAAAGCATCCAAATGTACAAGTGATAAGCCTTGGGACTGGTGATACAACAGAGCCTATTCCAGAGCACATAAGCTCACACATGTCTCGCGtatga
- the LOC109124708 gene encoding non-specific lipid-transfer protein-like protein At2g13820, giving the protein MASSTFLIMIFAAVALMSGDRVQAAVDCSSLILNMADCLSFVTSGSTVEKPEGTCCSGLKTVVRSGPECLCEAFKNSASLGVTLDLSKAATLPTVCKVAAPPSARCGLSVSGSPPASAPGLSPTATAGAPELSSGANAVTPVPSPRGSDASLLSVSVVSVIFMALISSCY; this is encoded by the exons ATGGCGTCCTCAACTTTTCTCATCATGATCTTCGCGGCTGTGGCATTGATGTCCGGCGATAGAGTTCAAGCAGCCGTGGACTGCTCGTCGTTGATACTAAACATGGCTGATTGCTTGTCCTTTGTGACGAGTGGTAGTACGGTGGAGAAGCCGGAAGGGACATGCTGCTCAGGGCTCAAGACTGTGGTTAGGTCAGGACCTGAGTGTCTATGTGAGGCTTTCAAGAACAGTGCTTCTCTTGGTGTTACTCTTGATCTCTCCAAAGCTGCTACTCTTCCCACTGTTTGTAAAGTTGCTGCTCCTCCTTCTGCTCGTTGTGGCC TTTCTGTCTCTGGATCTCCTCCTGCTTCTGCCCCTG GTTTATCTCCCACGGCCACAGCAGGTGCGCCGGAGTTGTCTAGTGGAGCAAATGCGGTAACTCCAGTTCCGTCCCCGAGGGGTTCGGATGCGTCCTTGCTCAGTGTTTCTGTCGTATCTGTCATCTTCATGGCACTCATCTCTTCCTGCTATTGA